A genomic region of Longimicrobium sp. contains the following coding sequences:
- a CDS encoding GlpM family protein — protein MDIFWKALAGGVMTAVIAWSARRGTVLPGILPLFPSLGLISLWLVGVRGDPAGLREACVAGAKTIPAYLAYLAVCWALAPRVDFRLALAGGLAVWLLVALAIFLVPRIG, from the coding sequence ATGGACATCTTCTGGAAGGCGCTGGCCGGCGGGGTGATGACGGCGGTGATCGCGTGGTCGGCCAGGCGCGGGACGGTGCTTCCCGGCATCCTCCCGCTCTTCCCCAGCCTGGGGCTGATCTCGCTCTGGCTCGTCGGCGTGCGCGGCGACCCGGCGGGGCTGCGCGAAGCCTGCGTCGCGGGCGCGAAGACCATCCCCGCGTACCTCGCGTATCTCGCCGTCTGCTGGGCGCTCGCGCCGCGCGTGGACTTCCGGCTGGCGCTGGCGGGCGGGCTCGCGGTGTGGCTCCTGGTCGCGCTCGCCATCTTCCTCGTGCCGCGCATCGGCTGA
- a CDS encoding TldD/PmbA family protein: MPAKYISRDEAEAIARRTLAFTTADDARVNLQSATHGNTRFARNQVSTAGDAYDATLTVTTAFGKKTASATTNRFDEESLRSVVQTAERLARLVPEDPEYLGELGAQQYPRTSGYFESTANLTPEQRAAAVNAITRPAEAQGLISTGFLDIVTGSTAVATKKGLFAYDTSTVSNLTTTVRTPDGTGSGWAGGAANDWTRMNPAEMADRAIRKAQLSRNPRAVEPGKWTVILEPTAVANIVQLMAGSMDARQADEGRSFFSKAGGGNKIGEKFLDQRVTLVSDPASGIAPVSAFSNQGLPNRRMVWVENGVLRNLQYSRFWAQRQNREPTGFADGFEMAGGNSTIEEMIRSTERGLLVTRFWYIRAVDPRTILYTGLTRDGTFLIENGQITSAAKNLRWNESPIFMLNNVEAMSAPVRVSANESGDADGPVVVPAVKAHDFTFTSLSDAV, translated from the coding sequence ATGCCCGCCAAATACATCTCGCGCGACGAGGCCGAGGCCATCGCCCGGCGCACCCTCGCCTTCACCACCGCCGACGACGCGCGGGTGAACCTGCAGAGCGCCACGCACGGCAACACCCGCTTCGCCCGCAACCAGGTGTCCACCGCGGGCGACGCGTACGACGCCACGCTCACCGTCACCACCGCCTTCGGGAAGAAGACGGCGTCGGCGACCACGAACCGCTTCGACGAGGAGTCGCTGCGCAGCGTCGTCCAGACCGCCGAGCGGCTGGCGCGGCTGGTGCCCGAGGACCCCGAGTACCTGGGCGAGCTGGGCGCGCAGCAGTACCCGCGCACCAGCGGCTACTTCGAGAGCACGGCCAACCTCACCCCCGAGCAGCGCGCCGCGGCGGTGAACGCCATCACCCGCCCGGCCGAGGCGCAGGGGCTGATCTCCACCGGCTTCCTGGACATCGTCACCGGCTCCACGGCGGTGGCCACGAAGAAGGGGCTCTTCGCCTACGACACGTCGACCGTCTCCAACCTGACCACCACGGTGCGCACGCCCGACGGCACCGGCTCCGGCTGGGCGGGCGGCGCGGCGAACGACTGGACGCGGATGAACCCCGCGGAGATGGCCGACCGCGCCATCCGCAAGGCGCAGCTCTCGCGCAACCCCAGGGCGGTGGAGCCGGGGAAGTGGACGGTGATTCTGGAGCCCACCGCGGTCGCCAACATCGTGCAGCTGATGGCCGGGTCGATGGACGCGCGACAGGCCGACGAGGGGCGCTCGTTCTTCTCCAAGGCGGGCGGCGGCAACAAGATCGGCGAGAAGTTCCTGGACCAGCGCGTGACCCTGGTCTCCGACCCGGCCAGCGGCATCGCGCCGGTCTCGGCGTTCAGCAACCAGGGGCTGCCCAACCGCCGGATGGTGTGGGTGGAGAACGGCGTGCTGCGCAACCTGCAGTACAGCCGCTTCTGGGCGCAGCGCCAGAACCGCGAGCCCACGGGGTTCGCCGACGGCTTCGAGATGGCCGGCGGGAACAGCACGATCGAGGAGATGATCCGCTCCACCGAGCGCGGGCTGCTGGTCACGCGCTTCTGGTACATCCGCGCCGTGGACCCGCGCACGATCCTGTACACGGGCCTCACGCGCGACGGAACCTTCCTGATCGAGAACGGCCAGATCACCAGCGCCGCCAAGAACCTGCGCTGGAACGAGTCGCCCATCTTCATGCTGAACAACGTGGAGGCGATGAGCGCCCCGGTGCGCGTCTCGGCCAACGAGAGCGGCGACGCCGACGGCCCCGTCGTCGTACCCGCCGTGAAGGCGCACGACTTCACCTTCACCTCGCTGTCGGACGCGGTGTGA